Below is a genomic region from Candidatus Lernaella stagnicola.
GGACTGACACGTTAGCGCTTGGCCAGCACCTCTTGTTCGTAGCCGCGCACCGATTCCAACCACCCCGGCCCGCCGGGCACGTCGTGCCGCCGGCAGAGCTCTTCCCACACCGCGCCGAAGGGAAAACTCTTCACCTCTTCCAGCAACGCCAGGCGGCTGGTCGGGTCGCCCGCCACTTCGAACTCGCGCAGCAATTCGGTCGGTTCGAGTAGCGCGACCAACAACGCCTTGAGCGTGGCGCGCGCGCCGATCGCGTACGCCGCGACGCGATTGATCGAGGCATCGAAGAAGTCCAGCGCAATGTGGACCCGCGGCAGCGCCCCGGCCCGCACGATTTCCCGCATGACCTCGGTCACCTCGTCGCTTAGCGTCACCACGTGGTCGCTATCCCACCGGACGCCGCGGCTGACGTGCAGCAACAGTTCGTCGTGAAAAAGCAGCAGCGAGGAAATCTTGTCGGCCACCGATTCAGTGGGGTGAAAGTGGCCGAGGTCGAGGCAGACCATCACGCCGCGCCCCGCCGCCCAACTCATGTAAAAATCGTGCGACCCGGCCACGAAGGCCTCGGAGCCCAGGCCGAACAGCTTGCTTTCGATGCTGTCTTTCAAATAGGCCGCCGAGTGCTCGACGGCGAAGATCGCGTTGAGGCTTTCCCGCAGCAGTTCGCGGTGCCGGTGGCGGCTGACGGTCGTATCCTTCGAGCCGTCGGGGATCCACAAATTATGCACGCACGGTGTTTCGAGCCGTTCGCCCATCCACGCGCCGATCGCGCGGCAGCGCCGCACATGCTCGATCCAAAATCCGCGCACGCCCTCGTCCTGCGATGCCAGGGTGTAACCCGATTCGCTCAGCGGATGCGAAAAGCATGTCGCGTTAAAGTCGAGGCCCAGATCGTGCCGCCGCGCCCAGTCCACCCACCCGGCGAAGTGGTCGGGTTCGATCTGGTTGCGGTCGACTTTCCGCCCGCCGAAATCGCCGTACATGGCGTGCAGGTTGACGCGATGCCGTCCGGGAATCACCGCCAGCGCCGCTAGCATGTCGTCGCGCAATTCGGTTACGTTCCGCGCCTTGCCGGGGTAGTTGCCGGTGACCGCCAGCCCGCCGCCCAATTCGCCCTCGGCGGTCTCGAAACCGGTAACGTCGTCGGCCTGCCAGCAATGCAAAGACAGCGAGGTCGCGGCCAGCGCCGCCAGCACCGCCTCGACATCCACGCCCAGCCCTTCGTACTTTTCCGCCGCGTAGGCGAACGCCGCTTCGTGGTCCATCGTTATTCCCCTCCCGCCGCCAAAGCGCGAAACCGCGGCCACACTTCGTCCCAGGCGGCCGGCTCGCGCGGCGCGTACTCCCGCATCTCAAACGATTCGCGCACGACCCGCCGCAGTTCGGTAAGCGATTCCACTTCGCCCATCGCCATCGCCTGCACCAGCAGGTTGCCGATCGCCGTGGCTTCCACCGGCCCCGCCGTGACCGGC
It encodes:
- a CDS encoding L-rhamnose isomerase, which encodes MDHEAAFAYAAEKYEGLGVDVEAVLAALAATSLSLHCWQADDVTGFETAEGELGGGLAVTGNYPGKARNVTELRDDMLAALAVIPGRHRVNLHAMYGDFGGRKVDRNQIEPDHFAGWVDWARRHDLGLDFNATCFSHPLSESGYTLASQDEGVRGFWIEHVRRCRAIGAWMGERLETPCVHNLWIPDGSKDTTVSRHRHRELLRESLNAIFAVEHSAAYLKDSIESKLFGLGSEAFVAGSHDFYMSWAAGRGVMVCLDLGHFHPTESVADKISSLLLFHDELLLHVSRGVRWDSDHVVTLSDEVTEVMREIVRAGALPRVHIALDFFDASINRVAAYAIGARATLKALLVALLEPTELLREFEVAGDPTSRLALLEEVKSFPFGAVWEELCRRHDVPGGPGWLESVRGYEQEVLAKR